From Hoeflea sp. 108:
GGGCGGGAATGATGCCGTTGAAGTCCATCGGCTGCAGCGTGTAGGTGACGCCGATTTCCTTGGCGATGGCATCCCACATGTCGATGTCGAAGCCGACATACTTGTCGCCTTCCTTGAATTCGAAAGGCACGAAGGCGGTGTCGGTGGCGACCACCAGGTCCTCCGCCCGCGCCGGTGCAAGGGCGATGGCGGTGGCGAAGGCGGCAAACAGAATAGAACGCAGTTTCATGTCAGTTCCCCTTTTGCTTGGTTATGCGTGCGGAAGAGCGTTCGTCGCGGCGTCGATGGCGTCGCCCAGCCGGTCGACGATGCTGCCGATACCGGCGCGATCGACGATGAAGGGCGGGGCGATGAGCACGTGGTCGCCGAGACGGCCGTCGATAGTGCCGCCCATCGGATAGACCATCAGTCCCCGCGCCATGGCTTCCTTCTTGATGAGGGCGTTGAGCTTGAGCTTCGGATCGAATGGCCGTTTGCGGGCACGGTCGGCGACGAGTTCGACCCCGCGAAACAGGCCGCGCCCGCGGATGTCGCCGACATGATGATGGTTGCCGAGGCGCTCGGTGAGCTGGCTCTCCAGCTCCGCCCCCATGGTGACCACGTTGGCGAGCAGGTTGTCACGCCGGATGACCTGCTGAACGGCGAGGGCGGCGGCCGCCGCCATCGGATGACCCATGTAGGTATGGCCATGCTGGAAGAACCCGGAGCCGTTCGCGAAGCCGTCGAAGATCCTGTCGGAAAGCAACACCGCGCCAACCGGCTGGTAGCCGCCGCCGAGCCCCTTGGCGATCGTCATCAGGTCGGGCGACACACCGTCCTGCTCGCAGGCGTGCAATGTGCCGGTGCGGCCCATGCCGCACATCACCTCGTCGAGGATCAGCAACACGCCGTACCGGTCGCAGATGGCGCGGATGCGCTTGAAGTAGTCGGCGACCGGCGGAACGGCACCGGCGGTGGCGCCCACCACGGGTTCGGCCACGAAGGCGATGACCTGGTCCGCGCCGAGTTCTAGGATCTTGTCCTCCAGCTGCTGCGCGGCGCGGGCGGCATAGGCCTCGTCGCTCTCGCCGGGCTGCTGCAGGCGATAGGCATAACAGGGGTCGATGTGATGGGTTTCGATGAGCAGCGGCCTGAACTGGGCGCGGCGCCATTCATTGCCGCCGGCGGCAAGTGCGCCGAGCGTGTTGCCGTGATAACTCTGCCGGCGCGCGATGATGTGGCGGCGCTGCGGCTCGCCTTTCTCGACGAAATACTGCCGCGCCATCTTCAGCGCCGCCTCGACCGCTTCCGACCCACCGCTGACGAGATAGACGTGGCTTAGCCCGGCCGGCGCGTCCTCGATCAGGAGATCGGCCAGCGCCTCGGCGGTCTCGGAGGTGAAGAAGCCGGTATGGGCATAAGCGAGCCGGTCCAGCTGTTCGTGCAGGGCGGCAAGGACGGCTGGATGGGCATGGCCGAGGCAGGAGACCGCAGCACCACCCGAGGCGTCGATGTAGGCCTTGCCCTCGGCATCGAAGAGCTCGATGCCCTTGCCGCCGACCGCGACGGGCAAGCGGGAATGAATGGCGCGGTGCAGGATACGGGTCACGGGCGCTTCATCCTTGTCTTGAGGTGGACGTTGAGGGCGGCGGATTGACGATCGACGCCGGCAAGTGCCGCGCTGGCCGCATCTCCTGCCTGTCCCGCGACCAGAGCGCCCAGCACCTCGGCGACGACGAAGGCCGGCGACATGGTGTGCAGGAAGGACGGGCTTTCGGTCGGCACGACGACGGTGCAGGCGGCAAGCTGGGCGAGGGGGGCGACGGGGCTGTCGGTAATGGCGATCAGCGGCACGCCCGCTTCGCCGGCATAGTCGGCGATCTCGATCGTCTGGCGCGTATAGGGCAGCACGCTGACGGCGACCATCACGTCGTCGTCCGTGGCGACGCCGAGCGCATCCGCACCGATGCCGCCGACGGCATCCAGCATGGTCGAATGCTTGCCTGCGAGCGAGAGGATGTAATGCAGGTGCCAGGCCGGCGAGTGACTGGAGCGCAGGCCGAGGCAATAGATGCGCCGCGCTGCGCTCAGCCGTCCGGCCGCCTCGACCAGGGCGTCGAGCGTGGCCGGCTGCGCCAGCTGGCTGACCTGCGTGGCGATGCCGCCGAGCATGTCGGCCGCCAGGGCATGCTCGCCCTTGAGCTTCTGGCTCTTCGCCTGCGCCCCGACGCGGCCTGCGAATCCCGTCACGTTGCCGCGCATCGCGTCGGCATATTGCTGGCGGATATCCTCGTAGCCGGCGAGGCCGAGATGCTTGGCAAGCCGGGTCATGGTGGCGGGCTGGACGCCAGCATGCCGTGCCTGCTCGCGCATGGACAGCAAGGCGACGTCACGAGGTTGGTTCAGGATGTAGCGCGCGGCCGCCTGCAACTGCTCCGACATCGTGTCGAAGGCCTGGACGATCGTGTCTGCGAGAGGACCGGTTTGCATGGGATTCGATTACACCCTTCATTGGTGGTTTGCAACATATGTTTCAATGATGTAATGATATGATCCATATGAATCATATATGAGGAATGCGGATGGCCGACCTCTATAGCCAGCATCGGGTGGCGATTGCAGTGGCGCCGAACGGTGGGCGCCGGACCAGGGCCGATCATCCGGTCATTCCGCTGACACCGGCAGAACTCGCACGCACCGCCGCCGCGTGCCTGGACGCTGGCGCGGCGATGATCCATGTCCATGTCCGCCGCCCCGACGGCGGCCACTTGGTCGATGCCGACGCCTACCGGCAGGCGATTGACGCGATCCGCAAGGAGGTCGGCGACAGGCTGGTCATCCAGATCACGACGGAAGCGCTCGGCATCTATGCCCCGGCCGAGCAGATAGCCGTGCTGAAGGCCGTGCGACCCGAAGCCGCCTCGCTGGCGCTGCGCGAACTCGCCCCGGACGAGGCCGCCGAGCCGGCCTTCGCCGAGGCGCTTGCGTGGATGAGGCGGGAAGACGTGCTGCCGCAGATCATCCTCTACGACCCAGCCGAGGCCGTGCGC
This genomic window contains:
- a CDS encoding 3-keto-5-aminohexanoate cleavage protein, encoding MADLYSQHRVAIAVAPNGGRRTRADHPVIPLTPAELARTAAACLDAGAAMIHVHVRRPDGGHLVDADAYRQAIDAIRKEVGDRLVIQITTEALGIYAPAEQIAVLKAVRPEAASLALRELAPDEAAEPAFAEALAWMRREDVLPQIILYDPAEAVRLAAMIRRGLVPWPDIPVLYVLGRYTVSQTSVPADLLPFLAPDGPRFSHWSVCAFGKHEAACVTAAALLGGHIRVGFENNLHLPDGTLAPSNAALVATVARSARALGLETCAAAELRAGSLSSSPPPPSSR
- a CDS encoding MurR/RpiR family transcriptional regulator, encoding MQTGPLADTIVQAFDTMSEQLQAAARYILNQPRDVALLSMREQARHAGVQPATMTRLAKHLGLAGYEDIRQQYADAMRGNVTGFAGRVGAQAKSQKLKGEHALAADMLGGIATQVSQLAQPATLDALVEAAGRLSAARRIYCLGLRSSHSPAWHLHYILSLAGKHSTMLDAVGGIGADALGVATDDDVMVAVSVLPYTRQTIEIADYAGEAGVPLIAITDSPVAPLAQLAACTVVVPTESPSFLHTMSPAFVVAEVLGALVAGQAGDAASAALAGVDRQSAALNVHLKTRMKRP
- a CDS encoding aspartate aminotransferase family protein; this translates as MTRILHRAIHSRLPVAVGGKGIELFDAEGKAYIDASGGAAVSCLGHAHPAVLAALHEQLDRLAYAHTGFFTSETAEALADLLIEDAPAGLSHVYLVSGGSEAVEAALKMARQYFVEKGEPQRRHIIARRQSYHGNTLGALAAGGNEWRRAQFRPLLIETHHIDPCYAYRLQQPGESDEAYAARAAQQLEDKILELGADQVIAFVAEPVVGATAGAVPPVADYFKRIRAICDRYGVLLILDEVMCGMGRTGTLHACEQDGVSPDLMTIAKGLGGGYQPVGAVLLSDRIFDGFANGSGFFQHGHTYMGHPMAAAAALAVQQVIRRDNLLANVVTMGAELESQLTERLGNHHHVGDIRGRGLFRGVELVADRARKRPFDPKLKLNALIKKEAMARGLMVYPMGGTIDGRLGDHVLIAPPFIVDRAGIGSIVDRLGDAIDAATNALPHA